In Nitrospirota bacterium, a single window of DNA contains:
- the purQ gene encoding phosphoribosylformylglycinamidine synthase subunit PurQ: protein MNFGNFGNFGIIVFPGSNCDHDCYHIIKHVLGKPVRFIWHKEKDLSDLDVVILPGGFSYGDYLRAGAIAHFSPVMKSVEEFAAKGGLVLGICNGFQILLEAGLLPGTMQRNKSLKFICKDVYLRVDNINTPFTLNYFENQIIKMPIAHAEGNYYADEETLTKLQKNNQIVFRYSGPDGRFGDDVNPNGAAGNIAGICNERGNVLGMMPHPERCGEKILGGMDGYTVFESMVDYFEKVLKKG, encoded by the coding sequence ATGAATTTCGGGAATTTCGGTAATTTTGGGATAATAGTTTTTCCTGGTTCTAACTGTGACCACGACTGTTACCATATAATAAAACATGTACTCGGTAAGCCTGTCCGCTTTATCTGGCACAAGGAGAAAGACCTCTCAGACCTCGACGTAGTGATACTACCCGGCGGGTTTTCTTATGGCGATTACCTGAGGGCAGGGGCTATAGCACACTTTTCACCTGTGATGAAGTCTGTAGAAGAATTTGCTGCTAAGGGCGGGCTTGTGCTCGGTATTTGTAATGGCTTTCAGATTCTCCTTGAGGCAGGACTGCTTCCAGGTACCATGCAAAGAAACAAGTCACTTAAATTTATATGCAAAGATGTCTATCTAAGGGTGGACAATATCAATACACCATTCACGCTTAATTATTTTGAGAATCAGATTATAAAGATGCCCATTGCCCATGCAGAAGGTAACTATTATGCAGATGAGGAGACATTAACAAAACTCCAGAAGAATAATCAGATCGTGTTCAGGTATTCCGGACCGGACGGCAGGTTTGGTGATGATGTAAATCCGAATGGTGCCGCAGGGAATATCGCAGGTATATGCAATGAGAGAGGCAATGTACTCGGAATGATGCCCCATCCTGAAAGATGCGGAGAGAAGATACTCGGC